The sequence ATTCCTCATTCTAGTGGGGATACTAGGCAGTTAATGCAATGGATTGTTGAGGTATTAAAACCTCATGTTGATGAGATTAAAATTGATACCGCAGGGAATATTTATTGCAAAAAAGGAGAACCAAAAATTTGCTTACAAGCGCATTATGATATGGTGCTAGTTGGAGAGAAAAAACCTTTGGTATTGCAAGAAGAAAATCATTTTTTGCGTGCAAAAGATTCTAGTTTAGGGGCAGATAATGGCATTGGCGTAGCACTCATGATAAAAATGTTGCAGCAATATAATCAGCTTGAATGTCTTTTTACAAATGATGAGGAAATTGGGTTAGTTGGGGCAAATTCTTTAAATATCCCTATCAAGTCACAACATTTATTAAACTTAGATTCTGAGTTTTTTGGGAGTATTGTTGTAGGTTGCGCGGGGGGATTTGTTTTAGAAAATACCTTATCTATGCAAAAAGTTACTAAAAAATATAGAAATTTTTACAAAATTATTGCGCAAAATTATTTAGGGGGACATAGTGGTATTGATATTAAAAAGGGGAGAAAAAATCCTATTATTGATTTTTTTACTTTTATGAAAGATAAAAATTATGGAATCCTTTTTTTGTGTGCGGGTGAATTTAATAATGCAATTCCTACAAAACTTGAGGCATGGATTGCTTATGATGAAAATTTGGATTTTAGTTTGTGTGATAAAGAAAAAACAGGGGAATTTTTTATAGAAAGACTGGAATATAGAGAAGATTATCAAATTTATTCCAAAGAAAATTTGCAAAATTATATTTTGTCTTTGCAACATGGGGTGTGGGAGGAAGATAGTTTTGGAGTGTGTAATTCTTTGAATGTTGCAATGTTAAGGCAAGATAAGGAAAATATGATTGTAACTTTAATGGGGCGAGCAAATTATCAAAAAGGATTAGAAGAGAATTTAAAAATTCAGCAAGAAAATTGCAAAAAATATACTCTGGATTCTAAACTTATAGAATTTTATTTGCCATGGGAACAGGATATAAAAGATTATGGAGAATTTTTGTCTGTAGTAAAGCAGGCATTTTTTTGGCGTCATGTGTGTGTAGAAACTTTGCATGCAGGACTTGAATGCGGGGTTTTGTTGGAGCGATTTAAGAAAATGGGCTTGGGAGAAAAAATGGCATTATCCATTGGACCGACAATTTTTTATCCACATTCTAAAAATGAAGTTTTAGATCTTTGGAGTATGGAGGAATTTGAAAATATACTTGAAAAAATTGTGAGAAAATATGCAGAAACTTGAGTATGGAATTGTGCTTACAGGAGGGATTGCTAGCGGGAAGAGTAGTGTATGTAAAATCTTATGTAATGAGGGATTTGAGATTATTGATGCTGATAAAATTGCGCATGAGATTCTAAAAAGAAGTAAGGGGGAGATTGTAAAGAAATTTGGAGAGGGGATTTTGGAAAATGGAGAAATTGATAGATCAAGGCTTGGAAAAATCGTTTTTGATAATCAAGAAAAAAGAATCATGTTAGAAAATATTTTGCATCCTAAGATTTTTTGTGAAATTTTGTCACAAGCAAAAAAAATAGAGCAAAATAAAAAGTTTTATTTTTTGGATATTCCATTGTTTTTTGAAACAGGCGGGAGGGAACGATATTTTCCTTTTTTAGTGGTGAGTGTGTATGTGGATAGAGAGGTGCAGATACAACGATTGATGTTTCGTAATAAACTTTCAAAATCTGA is a genomic window of Helicobacter anatolicus containing:
- a CDS encoding M28 family peptidase, with translation MQNTLEIFKKISEIPHSSGDTRQLMQWIVEVLKPHVDEIKIDTAGNIYCKKGEPKICLQAHYDMVLVGEKKPLVLQEENHFLRAKDSSLGADNGIGVALMIKMLQQYNQLECLFTNDEEIGLVGANSLNIPIKSQHLLNLDSEFFGSIVVGCAGGFVLENTLSMQKVTKKYRNFYKIIAQNYLGGHSGIDIKKGRKNPIIDFFTFMKDKNYGILFLCAGEFNNAIPTKLEAWIAYDENLDFSLCDKEKTGEFFIERLEYREDYQIYSKENLQNYILSLQHGVWEEDSFGVCNSLNVAMLRQDKENMIVTLMGRANYQKGLEENLKIQQENCKKYTLDSKLIEFYLPWEQDIKDYGEFLSVVKQAFFWRHVCVETLHAGLECGVLLERFKKMGLGEKMALSIGPTIFYPHSKNEVLDLWSMEEFENILEKIVRKYAET
- the coaE gene encoding dephospho-CoA kinase (Dephospho-CoA kinase (CoaE) performs the final step in coenzyme A biosynthesis.) yields the protein MQKLEYGIVLTGGIASGKSSVCKILCNEGFEIIDADKIAHEILKRSKGEIVKKFGEGILENGEIDRSRLGKIVFDNQEKRIMLENILHPKIFCEILSQAKKIEQNKKFYFLDIPLFFETGGRERYFPFLVVSVYVDREVQIQRLMFRNKLSKSEALKRVNAQISLEDKRKKSDFVIENNGNLEELLESVKLFLQNLEKNYPLLFPQK